The following proteins are encoded in a genomic region of Anguilla anguilla isolate fAngAng1 chromosome 15, fAngAng1.pri, whole genome shotgun sequence:
- the asb11 gene encoding ankyrin repeat and SOCS box protein 11 gives MAGMLTETALKRWPWNMPLHTYGALICNPLVAGSSADHSPIHEAALHGRLLSLRRLIGQGFSVNAVTLDGVSPLHEACLGGHATCAKLLVEHGANVNAVTIDGATPHFHACCSGSAACLNVLLEHGSAPSPTQSSPIHEAAKRGHMECMEILLANGVDIDLETPQLGTPLYAACTSESTDCVEKLLHLGASVHLGRAQDTPLHAAARKNSVRVVELLTDYGADVLRRNHMGERPLDIAAPNGPVESTLKLRKGPASLPQLCRLSIRDSLGRRRLHAVSRLPLPRQLSDYLLYR, from the exons ATGGCTGGTATGCTAACAGAGACTGCTTTGAAAAGATGGCCTTGGAACATGCCGCTTCACACATATGGAGCTTTAATATGTAACCCACTTGTTGCTg GATCCAGTGCAGATCACTCTCCCATTCATGAGGCTGCACTCCATGGCCGTCTGCTGTCTCTCCGGAGGCTCATTGGACAG GGGTTCAGTGTGAATGCTGTAACCTTGGATGGAGTGTCTCCCTTGCATGAAGCCTGTTTGGGAGGCCACGCGACGTGTGCCAAGTTGCTGGTGGAACACGGAGCCAAT GTAAACGCGGTGACGATCGACGGCGCTACTCCACACTTCCACGCCTGCTGCAGTGGCAGCGCAGCCTGCCTGAACGTGCTGCTGGAGcacggctccgccccctccccgacACAGTCCTCGCCCATTCACGAGGCTGCCAAGCGAG GTCACATGGAATGCATGGAGATTTTACTGGCCAATGGGGTGGACATTGACCTGGAAACCCCCCAGCTTGGAACCCCACTGTATGCCGCCTGCACTTCAGAGAGCACAGATTGTGTTGAGAAACTGCTGCATCTAG GAGCCAGTGTCCATTTGGGCCGGGCCCAGGACACGCCCCTGCATGCTGCAGCTCGCAAGAACAGCGTGAGGGTGGTGGAGCTTCTCACAGACTATGGGGCAGATGTTCTGAGACGGAATCACATGGGAGAGAGGCCCTTGGACATTGCAGCACCCAACGGCCCTGTagagagtacactgaagctgagAAAGG GCCCTGCTTCTCTGCCTCAGCTGTGTCGGCTCAGCATACGTGACTCCCTGGGGCGAAGGCGACTCCATGCGGTGTCCAGGCTCCCCCTGCCCAGACAGCTGAGTGATTACCTGCTCTATAGAtga